In one Shewanella loihica PV-4 genomic region, the following are encoded:
- a CDS encoding Calx-beta domain-containing protein, with product MGIKKSTWQGCSSVGLAGLLATVSAFSCAASSPVVGESLNQASSTPLVKLANKMLVSNKLKFQPTAQTKLAKPSISASNQALMEAQYQEQMASAVALEQYSDTAVQAEPGSGAMPAPELNFDGLTRSGFDEAPMPDAAGDVGRDHYVQVVNMAFAVWDKEGNLLVDRTPMTEFWKRLGGVCGDPNANPAPAKPWESPTTEREPIVLYDQLADRWVVTQNAYVSGKESRQCFAVSKTSDPTGDWHLYEFELNGDKWHNGAQLGVWSDGYYLSANQHNKSDNSKAGTAAVVFERDKMLYGVPARSIYFDAPLTANLLPVDLDGKRAPAAGTPNYFLSLQDDKVHGSAQDEIQVWAFKADWNNPQNSQFSQVAALATEPFDINEACGNTCIEQDSWGGDSYNALKAYQDKLMYRAAFRQFGDHQSLVVNHTVDVGEQHFGVRWYEIRNLGAGAEIFQQGSYAPDVNHRWLASMAMDASGNIGMGFAISGEEMLPSVRYTGRLNGDPLGQISLAEQVLVDAEAAQVNSFDGHYGKRSMMTIDPTDDCSFWYTQEYGADHDFESMWATRIGKFSFPNCVADPTGMLHGVVTDSVTGLPLANAEVVAGPYSTVADEEGKYQLQLPVGDYQVSARAYGHTKASQGSVSVAKDADLERNVVLTEMPQVTISGKISDGSGHGWGVPGAISQNGELIPTMPIATDAIDGSFSVVGYEGWPVAITARAPGYQPETMDLVPGSDGVSGLAFNLAVDKQVCSALGYRKIDTNTASLVNFESPDFPPQGWTVVDAAGTGIVWKTNEQWERPNNTTGEGLAASIDSDKGGRKAYDSSLLTPIMSVAELGGFTTVRFKEGFRPSGDSALDMDISVDGGEWQTLHSANASEQGTVVNVDIGEALVGGSNFRLRWRYHNANEFAWDWWAQIDDVEFGLGCSMEQGGLAVGNITDANTQEAIAQAKVWLGDTQVATNTEGQYRLFESAGNQVISATQSGYGVSNSQLTVTDNKIAVQHLSLKAGMLEVDKPELAATVRSGKQSELSLTVKNVGSRGVNYRLGELAATVEGELENPVLEAELGFGESIEKSSLGLAVPYSATIDRNTGDLWVNNVKLFGGDNKLYRYSAEGKLIGEVIDFSAMLPENALVTDLAFNSRTGMLWQAALFADNCIHEIDPNKLMVTGKRICPGVGGISGLAYDPVSGDFIAGVSNKMSISYFNEDGEVHLTKDVGIAPAGLAYNSATGHLFISTNGPADPGSEKVDQALDIYTVDSHDDFRMIGALDVPGMSNYGQTGLDIDCDGNLRLVDIEGSKMFTVSSGETGVCDHKDVTWLDVSHTSGQLSVAGEQEVTFDVDTSDLAPGVHQVQLLLQSDTPYGTQAIPLSLTVEAKVPGAVGFKATSYEVNEADGSVTLMVERLGGVDGEVSVNYRAVDGTATAGEDFTLAEGTLIWADQDAAAKEIVVAISADDKEEATESFSLVLSSDDEQVAVSDNSIANVNIVDNTSSSKGGAGLQLLLGALLAFGWRRRVNR from the coding sequence ATGGGTATCAAAAAGTCAACATGGCAAGGCTGCAGCTCTGTGGGGCTAGCGGGATTATTGGCGACGGTCAGCGCCTTTTCTTGTGCAGCCAGCTCTCCGGTCGTCGGGGAGTCATTGAACCAAGCGTCGTCGACACCTTTGGTGAAACTCGCCAACAAGATGCTGGTGAGTAATAAACTAAAATTCCAACCGACAGCTCAGACCAAACTGGCCAAACCTAGCATCTCGGCGTCGAACCAGGCGCTGATGGAAGCCCAATACCAGGAGCAGATGGCCTCGGCCGTGGCACTGGAACAGTACAGCGACACCGCGGTGCAAGCCGAGCCAGGCTCGGGCGCCATGCCGGCCCCCGAGCTGAACTTCGATGGCCTGACCCGTAGCGGTTTCGATGAGGCACCAATGCCTGATGCGGCGGGCGATGTCGGCCGTGACCACTATGTTCAGGTGGTTAACATGGCGTTTGCCGTGTGGGACAAAGAGGGTAACCTGCTGGTTGACCGCACCCCGATGACAGAGTTCTGGAAGCGTCTGGGCGGTGTCTGTGGCGACCCTAATGCCAACCCGGCTCCCGCTAAACCCTGGGAGAGCCCGACCACTGAGCGTGAGCCTATCGTGCTTTACGATCAGCTCGCCGACCGCTGGGTCGTGACCCAAAACGCCTATGTCTCGGGTAAAGAGAGCCGTCAGTGTTTCGCCGTCTCAAAGACCAGCGATCCTACCGGCGACTGGCATCTGTATGAATTTGAATTAAACGGCGACAAGTGGCACAACGGCGCCCAGCTCGGCGTATGGAGCGACGGTTACTATCTGTCGGCCAATCAACACAACAAGAGCGACAACAGCAAAGCCGGCACCGCCGCCGTGGTGTTTGAGCGTGACAAGATGCTCTACGGCGTACCCGCACGTTCTATCTATTTCGATGCGCCGCTGACAGCTAACCTGCTGCCGGTGGATCTCGACGGTAAGCGCGCCCCTGCCGCCGGTACCCCTAACTACTTCCTCAGCCTGCAGGACGACAAGGTCCATGGCAGCGCCCAGGATGAGATCCAGGTGTGGGCCTTCAAGGCCGACTGGAACAACCCGCAAAACAGTCAGTTCAGCCAGGTTGCCGCGCTGGCGACCGAGCCATTCGATATCAATGAGGCCTGTGGCAATACCTGTATCGAGCAGGATTCCTGGGGCGGCGATTCTTACAACGCCCTGAAAGCCTACCAGGATAAGCTGATGTACCGCGCCGCCTTCAGACAATTTGGCGATCACCAGAGCCTGGTGGTTAACCATACGGTTGACGTGGGCGAGCAACACTTCGGCGTACGTTGGTATGAGATCCGCAACCTGGGTGCAGGTGCCGAGATCTTCCAGCAGGGCAGCTATGCCCCTGATGTTAACCACCGCTGGCTGGCGAGTATGGCGATGGATGCCTCGGGCAACATAGGCATGGGTTTTGCCATCTCGGGTGAAGAGATGCTGCCTTCTGTACGCTATACCGGTCGCCTGAATGGCGATCCACTGGGTCAGATCTCATTGGCTGAGCAGGTGCTGGTGGACGCCGAGGCGGCCCAGGTGAACTCCTTCGATGGTCACTATGGTAAGCGCAGCATGATGACAATCGATCCGACGGACGATTGTAGCTTCTGGTATACCCAGGAATATGGCGCCGACCATGACTTCGAGTCTATGTGGGCTACCCGTATCGGCAAGTTCAGCTTCCCTAACTGTGTGGCCGATCCTACCGGTATGCTTCACGGTGTGGTGACCGACAGCGTCACTGGCCTGCCACTGGCGAACGCCGAAGTGGTTGCCGGACCTTACAGCACTGTGGCCGATGAGGAAGGTAAGTATCAGCTGCAACTGCCTGTGGGTGATTATCAGGTGTCGGCCCGTGCCTACGGTCATACCAAGGCGAGTCAGGGCAGTGTCTCTGTGGCCAAGGATGCCGATCTTGAGCGCAACGTGGTCTTGACCGAGATGCCTCAGGTAACGATTTCGGGCAAGATCAGCGATGGTTCAGGCCACGGCTGGGGCGTACCCGGTGCGATCAGCCAAAACGGTGAGCTGATCCCTACTATGCCTATTGCTACCGATGCGATCGATGGCAGCTTCAGCGTCGTAGGCTACGAAGGCTGGCCCGTGGCGATCACCGCCCGTGCACCTGGCTATCAGCCAGAGACCATGGATCTGGTGCCTGGTAGCGATGGCGTGAGTGGTCTCGCCTTTAACCTGGCGGTAGACAAGCAGGTCTGTAGCGCCCTGGGTTATCGCAAGATAGATACCAATACCGCATCACTGGTGAACTTTGAATCGCCAGACTTCCCGCCTCAGGGCTGGACAGTGGTCGATGCCGCGGGTACTGGCATTGTCTGGAAGACCAACGAGCAGTGGGAACGTCCTAACAACACCACGGGTGAGGGGCTTGCGGCCTCGATCGACAGTGATAAGGGCGGCCGTAAGGCATACGACTCATCACTGTTAACGCCTATCATGTCGGTCGCCGAGCTGGGCGGCTTCACCACGGTGCGTTTCAAGGAGGGCTTCCGCCCATCCGGCGACTCGGCCCTGGACATGGATATCAGCGTCGATGGCGGCGAGTGGCAGACCCTGCACTCGGCCAATGCCAGCGAACAAGGCACTGTGGTTAACGTCGATATCGGCGAAGCCTTGGTGGGCGGTAGCAACTTCCGTCTGCGTTGGCGCTACCATAATGCCAACGAATTCGCCTGGGATTGGTGGGCGCAGATCGACGATGTCGAGTTTGGTCTGGGCTGCTCCATGGAGCAGGGTGGTCTGGCCGTGGGTAACATCACAGACGCCAACACCCAAGAGGCGATCGCACAGGCCAAGGTATGGCTAGGCGATACTCAGGTAGCGACCAACACCGAAGGGCAATATCGACTGTTTGAAAGTGCTGGTAATCAGGTGATCTCGGCAACCCAGAGTGGCTATGGCGTGAGCAACAGTCAGTTGACGGTTACCGACAATAAGATTGCCGTACAGCACCTTAGCCTTAAGGCGGGTATGCTGGAAGTGGACAAGCCAGAGCTTGCAGCAACCGTGCGTAGCGGTAAGCAGAGCGAGCTGAGCCTGACGGTGAAGAACGTAGGTAGCCGAGGAGTGAACTACCGACTGGGTGAACTGGCGGCGACCGTCGAGGGCGAGCTGGAAAATCCTGTGTTGGAAGCAGAGCTTGGCTTTGGCGAGTCTATCGAGAAGTCTAGCCTGGGACTGGCGGTACCCTACAGCGCGACTATCGACCGTAACACCGGAGACCTCTGGGTTAACAACGTTAAGTTGTTTGGTGGCGACAATAAGCTGTATCGCTATAGCGCCGAGGGTAAGCTAATAGGTGAAGTGATCGACTTCAGCGCCATGCTACCAGAAAACGCTCTGGTGACCGATCTGGCCTTCAACAGCCGCACCGGCATGTTGTGGCAGGCGGCGCTGTTTGCCGACAACTGTATCCATGAGATCGATCCTAATAAGCTGATGGTGACAGGTAAGCGAATCTGCCCAGGCGTGGGTGGCATCTCGGGTCTGGCCTATGATCCTGTATCGGGTGACTTCATCGCTGGTGTTTCTAACAAGATGAGCATTAGTTACTTCAACGAAGATGGCGAAGTGCATCTGACCAAGGACGTCGGCATTGCGCCTGCGGGTCTGGCCTACAACTCGGCTACGGGACACCTGTTTATCAGTACCAATGGTCCTGCAGATCCCGGTTCAGAGAAGGTGGATCAGGCGCTGGATATCTACACTGTGGATAGCCATGACGACTTCCGCATGATCGGCGCGCTCGATGTCCCTGGCATGAGCAACTATGGTCAGACGGGTCTGGATATCGACTGTGACGGCAACCTGCGTCTGGTCGATATCGAAGGCAGCAAGATGTTCACCGTCTCCTCTGGTGAGACCGGCGTGTGCGACCATAAGGATGTGACCTGGCTTGACGTGTCTCACACCAGCGGTCAGCTGAGTGTGGCCGGTGAGCAAGAGGTGACCTTCGATGTCGATACCAGCGACCTGGCGCCTGGCGTGCATCAGGTACAGCTACTGCTGCAAAGCGATACTCCATATGGTACTCAGGCGATTCCGCTGTCACTGACGGTAGAAGCCAAGGTGCCGGGCGCCGTGGGCTTTAAGGCCACAAGCTATGAGGTGAACGAGGCCGATGGCAGCGTGACCCTGATGGTTGAGCGTCTCGGTGGTGTCGATGGTGAGGTGAGCGTTAACTACCGCGCCGTCGATGGTACAGCCACTGCCGGTGAAGACTTCACCCTGGCGGAAGGTACGCTGATCTGGGCCGACCAAGACGCTGCGGCCAAGGAGATAGTGGTTGCCATCAGCGCGGACGACAAGGAGGAGGCGACCGAGTCCTTCAGCCTGGTCCTGTCGAGCGATGATGAGCAAGTTGCCGTCTCTGACAACAGCATTGCCAACGTCAACATTGTCGATAACACCAGCTCGTCGAAAGGGGGCGCGGGTCTACAGCTACTGCTGGGTGCCTTGCTCGCCTTCGGATGGCGCAGAAGAGTGAATCGTTAA